The Dioscorea cayenensis subsp. rotundata cultivar TDr96_F1 chromosome 19, TDr96_F1_v2_PseudoChromosome.rev07_lg8_w22 25.fasta, whole genome shotgun sequence genome includes a window with the following:
- the LOC120283280 gene encoding agamous-like MADS-box protein AGL30 isoform X2 has translation MGRVKLKIKRLENSSGRQVTYSKRRAGILKKAKELSILCDIDIVLLMFSPTGKPTLCLGEQSNIEEVIAKFAQLTPQEREKRKLESLEALKKTFKKLDHEVNIQDFLGSSPQTVEELASQLRLIQAQILEVQQRLSYWMEPEKIDDIDQIRAMEQSLKETLDQIQLQKENLAKQQYISLESVSQNDLHLPFALCSMPQNLPIMWLHNNHGQQLMLPEVSNLLPQRDIGCSTDTSLQSYPSYFSSAEKQTDTNEPGQGDSTHGLSQNECLSLQLGAQYPYQGYNSNLLNEKNCKPAEISSREGFVEYQVNQFDSPGHGYNASIQNWASTSGSCGVLTFDDRSYNQQPNQTI, from the exons ATGGGGAGAGTGAAGCTGAAGATCAAGAGATTGGAAAACTCCAGTGGGAGACAAGTTACCTACTCAAAAAGGAGGGCAGGGATCTTGAAAAAGGCCAAGGAGCTCTCCATATTATGTGACATTGACATTGTTCTTCTCATGTTCTCACCCACCGGCAAGCCCACATTGTGTCTTGGAGAACAAAG CAACATTGAGGAGGTCATAGCAAAATTTGCTCAACTAACTCCACAGGAGAGAGAAAAAAG GAAGTTAGAGAGTCTTGAA GCATTGAAGAAGACATTCAAGAAGCTGGACCATGAGGTCAATATCCAAGACTTTCTGGGCTCCAG TCCTCAAACCGTTGAG GAACTGGCTAGTCAACTGAGATTAATACAAGCTCAAATATTAGAGGTACAACAGAGATTAAG TTATTGGATGGAACCCGAAAAGATTGATGACATAGACCAAATCAGAGCAATGGAACAATCTCTCAAGGAAACTCTTGACCAAATACAATTACAGAAG GAAAATTTGGCCAAGCAGCAATATATATCTCTAGAATCTGTTAGCCAG AACGACTTGCATTTGCCCTTTGCACTGTGTAGTATGCCACAAAACTTGCCAATCATGTGGCTTCATAACAATCATGGCCAACAACTTATGCTACCAGAAGTCTCTAATTTGCTGCCTCAGAG GGATATTGGATGCTCTACAGACACATCCCTTCAAAGTTATCCCAGTTACTTCAGTAGTGCAGAGAAGCAAACAGATACCAACGAGCCAGGACAAGGGGACTCCACGCATGGGTTAAGCCAAAATGAATGCCTTAGCCTGCAGCTGGGAGCCCAATATCCTTATCAGGGTTATAATTCGAATCTGCTTAATGAGAAAAATTGCAAACCTGCAGAAATCAGCTCACGGGAAGGTTTTGTAGAATACCAAGTTAATCAATTCGATTCACCCGGGCATGGTTATAATGCCAGCATTCAGAATTGGGCTTCAACTTCTGGGTCATGTGGTGTCTTGACATTTGATGATCGCTCCTATAATCAA CAACCAAACCAGACCATTTAA
- the LOC120283280 gene encoding agamous-like MADS-box protein AGL30 isoform X1, with translation MGRVKLKIKRLENSSGRQVTYSKRRAGILKKAKELSILCDIDIVLLMFSPTGKPTLCLGEQSNIEEVIAKFAQLTPQEREKRKLESLEALKKTFKKLDHEVNIQDFLGSSPQTVEELASQLRLIQAQILEVQQRLSYWMEPEKIDDIDQIRAMEQSLKETLDQIQLQKENLAKQQYISLESVSQFQNDLHLPFALCSMPQNLPIMWLHNNHGQQLMLPEVSNLLPQRDIGCSTDTSLQSYPSYFSSAEKQTDTNEPGQGDSTHGLSQNECLSLQLGAQYPYQGYNSNLLNEKNCKPAEISSREGFVEYQVNQFDSPGHGYNASIQNWASTSGSCGVLTFDDRSYNQQPNQTI, from the exons ATGGGGAGAGTGAAGCTGAAGATCAAGAGATTGGAAAACTCCAGTGGGAGACAAGTTACCTACTCAAAAAGGAGGGCAGGGATCTTGAAAAAGGCCAAGGAGCTCTCCATATTATGTGACATTGACATTGTTCTTCTCATGTTCTCACCCACCGGCAAGCCCACATTGTGTCTTGGAGAACAAAG CAACATTGAGGAGGTCATAGCAAAATTTGCTCAACTAACTCCACAGGAGAGAGAAAAAAG GAAGTTAGAGAGTCTTGAA GCATTGAAGAAGACATTCAAGAAGCTGGACCATGAGGTCAATATCCAAGACTTTCTGGGCTCCAG TCCTCAAACCGTTGAG GAACTGGCTAGTCAACTGAGATTAATACAAGCTCAAATATTAGAGGTACAACAGAGATTAAG TTATTGGATGGAACCCGAAAAGATTGATGACATAGACCAAATCAGAGCAATGGAACAATCTCTCAAGGAAACTCTTGACCAAATACAATTACAGAAG GAAAATTTGGCCAAGCAGCAATATATATCTCTAGAATCTGTTAGCCAG TTCCAGAACGACTTGCATTTGCCCTTTGCACTGTGTAGTATGCCACAAAACTTGCCAATCATGTGGCTTCATAACAATCATGGCCAACAACTTATGCTACCAGAAGTCTCTAATTTGCTGCCTCAGAG GGATATTGGATGCTCTACAGACACATCCCTTCAAAGTTATCCCAGTTACTTCAGTAGTGCAGAGAAGCAAACAGATACCAACGAGCCAGGACAAGGGGACTCCACGCATGGGTTAAGCCAAAATGAATGCCTTAGCCTGCAGCTGGGAGCCCAATATCCTTATCAGGGTTATAATTCGAATCTGCTTAATGAGAAAAATTGCAAACCTGCAGAAATCAGCTCACGGGAAGGTTTTGTAGAATACCAAGTTAATCAATTCGATTCACCCGGGCATGGTTATAATGCCAGCATTCAGAATTGGGCTTCAACTTCTGGGTCATGTGGTGTCTTGACATTTGATGATCGCTCCTATAATCAA CAACCAAACCAGACCATTTAA